The following is a genomic window from uncultured Propionivibrio sp..
CTCGTGCAGAACTCGGAAGCGCGCGAACTCGACCGGGCGATTTTCAACGAAGCTTACCTGATGCATACCTCGACCTCGCCGCAGTACGCCATCATTGCCTCGTGCGACGTCGCCGCAGCGATGATGGAGGCGCCAGCGGGTACCGCGCTCGTCGAGGAATCGATTGCCGAGGCGCTCGACTTCCGCCGCGCCATGCGCAAGGTCGACGAGGAATGGGGCGCCGACTGGTGGTTCAAGGTCTGGGGGCCGGACGACCTCTCGGAAGAAGGTATTGAGGAGCGCGAGGCGTGGATGCTCAAGCCGGGCGAGCGCTGGCATGGCTTCGGCCAGTTGTCCGACGGCTTCAACATGCTCGACCCGATCAAAGCGACGATCATCACCCCGGGGCTCGACGTCGATGGCGACTTTGCCGATGGCGCCGGTATCCCCGCGGCGATCGTCACCAAGTATCTTGCCGAGCACGGCGTCATCGTCGAGAAGTGCGGCCTCTATTCCTTCTTCATCATGTTTACGATCGGTATTACCAAAGGCCGGTGGAACACGATGGTGACCGAATTGCAGCAGTTCAAGGATGACTATGACAAGAACCAGCCTTTGTGGAAAGTACTGCCGGAATTCGTTGCGAAGCATCCGGTTTACGAGCGCATGGGCTTGCGTGACCTCTGTCACCTGATCCATGGTGTCTACTCGCAAAACGACGTGGCGCGGTTAACGACGGAAATGTATCTCTCCGACATGGTTCCCGCGATGAAGCCGACCGATGCGTTCGCCAAGATGGCACACCGCGAGATCGATCGTGTGCCGATCGACGAACTCGAGGGACGCATCACCAGCATCCTGCTGACGCCGTATCCGCCGGGCATTCCGTTGTTGATTCCGGGCGAGCGCTTCAATGCGACGATCGTGCGCTATCTCAAATTCGCGCGCTTCTTCAACGAGCAGTTCCCGGGGTTCGAAACCGACATCCATGGGCTGGTCAAGGAAGTCGTCGACGGCAAGGCCCGTTACTATGTCGATTGCGTACGCCAGGCGTGACTGGTTCGGTTCGTGGAAAAGAAAAAAGCGGCTGCGGCCGCTTTTTTCATGCTGGCGCCATGATCAGACGCGGTCGTAAATGGCGAAGCTGAAATCCGCTCCGCCGGGGACGCGTGAGCGTTCCTGCCATTGTTGCGCAATGATCTCGGGGAAGAAAGCGTCGCCGTCGTAGTCGCGTTCGATCTCCGTCAGGTAGAGACGGTCGGCGTGCGGCAGTGCAAGGCGGTAGAGCGCTTCGCCACCGATGACAAAGACTTCCGCCTCACCGGCGGTCGCGGCGAGTGCCGTGTCGAGCGAGTTCGCGAGTTCGGCGCCGGCGGCGACATAGTCGGCGTTGCGGCTGACGACGATGTTGCGCCGCCCCGGCAGCGGGCGGAATTTCTCCGGCAGCGATTCCCAGGTCTTGCGTCCCATGATGACAGGCTTGCCGCGCGTCGTTTCGCGAAAATAACGCATGTCCTCGGGCAGGTGCCAGAGCAGCGTATTGTCCTTGCCGATGACCCGCTGGCGGGCAACGGCGGCGATCAGAGAGAGCATGTCAGACGGCAACCGGCGCTGAAATATGCGGGTGCGGATCGTAGCCTTCGAGCGTGAAATCCTCGAAGCGGAAGGCGAAGAGGTCGGTGACCTCGGGGTTGATCCGCATTGTCGGCAAGGCGCGCGGTTCACGCGCGAGTTGTCGTTCGACCTGCTCAAAGTGGTTGCTGTAAAGGTGCGCATCGCCGAAGGTGTGGACGAAGTCGCCGGCGCGATAGCCGCAGACCTGAGCGAGCATCATCGTCAGCAGTGCGTAGGAAGCGATGTTGAAGGGCACGCCGAGGAAGATGTCGGCGCTGCGCTGGTAAAGCTGGCACGACAGCTTGGGGCGCCGGTCGGCATCGTCGTCGGCCGGCGGGGCGACGTAGAGCTGGAAGAATGCGTGGCACGGCGGCAGCGCCATGCGATCGACATCGGCGGGGTTCCATGCCGTTACGATATGCCGGCGCGAATCCGGGTTCTTCTTGAGTCCGTCGACGAGTTGCGCGATCTGGTCGATTTCGCGGCCGTCGGGCGTTTTCCAGTGGCGCCACTGATAGCCATAGACCGGGCCGAGATTGCCCTCGGCATCGGCCCACTCGTCCCAGATGCGCACGCCGTTGTCCTTGAGGTAGGCGATATTGGTGTCGCCCTGGAGAAACCATAGCAGTTCATGGACGATCGAGCGCAGATGCAGCTTCTTGGTGGTCAGCAACGGGAATCCGTCGGCGAGGTCGAAACGCATCTGCCAGCCGAACACCGAGCGCGTGCCGGTGCCGGTGCGGTCCGATTTGGTGATGCCGTGTTCATACACGTGGCGCATCAGGTCGAGGTATGCTTTCATGATATTCAGGCTATGTGGCGTATTTCTCGGGGGCGGCGTCAGAACTGTTCGTCGTCAGCCGGGCTGTTGCCGAGCGTCTTCAGGTATTGGAAGATCGCCCGGAAGCTCTTCGGTGGTTTGTTCTGTTCCTGTTCCTTCAGCGCGGCGCGGCGCAATGCGCGCAGGTGCTGGAGATCGACGTCGGGAAACTGGGTGGC
Proteins encoded in this region:
- a CDS encoding dihydrofolate reductase; this encodes MLSLIAAVARQRVIGKDNTLLWHLPEDMRYFRETTRGKPVIMGRKTWESLPEKFRPLPGRRNIVVSRNADYVAAGAELANSLDTALAATAGEAEVFVIGGEALYRLALPHADRLYLTEIERDYDGDAFFPEIIAQQWQERSRVPGGADFSFAIYDRV
- a CDS encoding thymidylate synthase, which encodes MKAYLDLMRHVYEHGITKSDRTGTGTRSVFGWQMRFDLADGFPLLTTKKLHLRSIVHELLWFLQGDTNIAYLKDNGVRIWDEWADAEGNLGPVYGYQWRHWKTPDGREIDQIAQLVDGLKKNPDSRRHIVTAWNPADVDRMALPPCHAFFQLYVAPPADDDADRRPKLSCQLYQRSADIFLGVPFNIASYALLTMMLAQVCGYRAGDFVHTFGDAHLYSNHFEQVERQLAREPRALPTMRINPEVTDLFAFRFEDFTLEGYDPHPHISAPVAV